In a single window of the Panulirus ornatus isolate Po-2019 chromosome 23, ASM3632096v1, whole genome shotgun sequence genome:
- the LOC139756911 gene encoding LOW QUALITY PROTEIN: lipase lipl-4-like (The sequence of the model RefSeq protein was modified relative to this genomic sequence to represent the inferred CDS: deleted 1 base in 1 codon) has translation MSRGAAPLLLVAATTVVVAATATTTKTKTPSVTSYDAVTPAPARQARGAVHPHVYFTTPQLIAARGYPAETHHVITEDGYILEVHRIPHGRTAPPSATTTTTTTTTATSEPSDGSYIKQLRDRAKRLPPHSPSADGEGSRQRAGQAEEDVNFITTGGKTSNRNSSGGGPHAGPASSKGRSSSTSERRVAFILHGFLSSSADFVMNDPDQAIGFLLADAGYDVWIGNNRGNYYGRQHVHLSPNQTQFWEYSWNEMASKDLPAMLSYVRRVTGAQNVSYIGHSMGTSLFFAMLDYHPHINSWIRVMAAMAPSAYIYHKHAPIGMLSPYFNKIEKELRDQGIMEILRPTPATTKKMSTLCGPKSIFNALCIFIHFIIAGPNANYIDREYLPVIVAHTPAGTGLRVFTHLMQLHASHKFQAFDYGEERNLVEYGRSSPPAFSLSSVTVPVGLFWSENDWIVHPRPLLQDVRQTASELAWVALNHRVQLRDFNHLDFLWQRTRTITSTTLSWSSWRHSTDSHDLEGLLGLHPTGLLVDGGCQPLCLSPTME, from the exons ATGTCGCGCGGCGCAgcgcccctcctgctggtggcggcgactacagtggtggtggcagcaacagcgacgacgacgaagacTAAGACGCCTTCAGTGACCTCATACGACGCCGTCACACCCGCCCCGGCCCGCCAGGCTCGAGGGGCCGTTCATCCACACGTGTATTTCACGACG CCGCAGCTAATAGCGGCCCGTGGGTACCCCGCCGAGACCCACCATGTTATTACGGAGGACGGCTACATCCTGGAGGTGCATCGGATCCCACATGGTCGCACGGCGCCGCCCTCCGCGACCACCactacgacgacgaccaccaccgccacgTCGGAGCCAAGCGACGGGTCGTACATCAAGCAGCTGCGTGACCGCGCTAAGCGGCTGCCTCCACACTCACCCTCCGCCGATGGTGAGGGGAGTCGTCAGAGGGCCGGTCAAGCCGAGGAAGACGTGAACTTCATCACTACAGGAG GCAAgaccagcaacaggaacagtagcgGTGGTGGGCCGCACGCTGGGCCAGCCTCCTCTAAAGGAAGAAGCAGCAGCACAAGCGAACGTCGGGTGGCGTTCATCCTGCACGGCTTTCTCTCCTCCAGCGCAGACTTCGTCATGAACGACCCTGACCAGGcgatag GGTTCCTGTTGGCTGACGCTGGCTACGACGTCTGGATAGGAAACAATCGTGGCAACTACTACGGCCGGCAACACGTCCACCTCTCACCCAACCAGACGCAGTTCTGGGAGTACAG CTGGAACGAGATGGCGAGCAAAGACCTGCCAGCTATGCTCAGCTACGTCCGCCGGGTGACAGGGGCGCAGAATGTCAGCTACATCGGCCACTCCATGGGCACCTCCCTCTTCTTCGCCATGCTAGACTACCACCCGCACATCAACTCGTGG ATCCGGGTCATGGCGGCCATGGCTCCCTCCGCCTACATCTACCACAAACACGCGCCCATCGGCATGCTCTCGCCGTACTTCAACAAAATCGAG AAGGAGCTCAGGGATCAGGGCATCATGGAGATACTGCGACCCACGCCAGCCACCACCAAGAAAATGTCAACGTTGTGTGGACCCAAGTCCATCTTCAACGCTTTGTGTATCTTCATCCACTTCATCATCGCCGGACCAAATGCTAACTACATTGACAGG GAGTACCTGCCAGTGATCGTGGCCCACACCCCAGCAGGCACAGGCCTTCGAGTCTTCACACACCTCATGCAGCTCCACGCATCTC ACAAGTTCCAGGCCTTCGACTACGgcgaggagaggaacctggtcGAGTACGGGAGGAGCTCCCCGCCTGCCTTCTCCCTCAGCAGCGTTACCGTCCCCGTCGGCCTCTTCTGGTCCGAGAACGACTGGATCGTCCATCCCAG GCCCCTGTTGCAGGACGTGAGGCAGACGGCGTCGGAGCTGGCCTGGGTGGCGCTGAACCACCGAGTCCAACTGCGAGACTTCAATCATCTGGACTTCCTGTGG CAGAGAACGCGAACCATTACGTCTACCACCCTCTCATGGAGTTCCTGGAGGCATTCTACTGATTCTCATGACCTTGAAGGTCTGCTGGGGCTTCACCCGACTGGACTGCTTGTGGACGGAGGGTGCCAACCACTGTGTCTTTCACCCACTATGGAATAA
- the LOC139756910 gene encoding anti-lipopolysaccharide factor-like, whose product MRLASQRWRPSRGRQDLTLPSRETLPAGQPKMRHTVLVSLVVVVLMVAPYAPQCEAQGWEALVGAVAQKLIELWHHGEVELLGHYCSYSVQPKFRKWQLYYKGRMWCPGWTQIRGEALTRSRSGVAGKTARDFVEKAFRAGLITEEETRAWLNN is encoded by the exons ATGAGGCTGGCATCACAACGGTGGCGACCGTCGAGGGGAAGACAAGACCTCACACTACCATCCCGAGAGACGTTACCAGCTGGGCAGCCTAAGATGAGACACACCGTGTTAGTGagtctagtggtggtggtgctgatggtggcgcCCTACGCCCCTCAGTGTGAGGCTCAGGGGTGGGAAGCTCTGGTCGGAGCCGTCGCTCAAAAACTTATTGA GTTATGGCATCACGGAGAGGTGGAACTCCTTGGTCACTACTGCAGCTACAGCGTCCAACCTAAGTTCAGGAAGTGGCAGCTGTACTACAAGGGGAGGATGTGGTGCCCAGGCTGGACACAAATCAGGGGAGAAG CCTTGACCCGCAGCCGATCAGGAGTGGCAGGGAAGACGGCTAGGGACTTCGTGGAGAAGGCTTTTAGGGCTGGCCTCATCACTGAGGAGGAGACGAGAGCGTGGCTTAATAACTAA
- the LOC139756912 gene encoding anti-lipopolysaccharide factor-like, giving the protein MRHTVLVSLVVVVLMVAPYAPQCEAQVWESLAAAAAEKIVGLWKQGEVELLGHYCSYSVTPKIKRWQLYYKGRLWCPGWTHIRGEAETRSHSGVAGRTTKDFVEKAFKAGLITEEETRAWLNR; this is encoded by the exons ATGAGACACACCGTGTTAGTGagtctagtggtggtggtgctgatggtggcgcCCTACGCCCCTCAGTGTGAGGCTCAGGTGTGGGAGTCTCTGGCTGCTGCCGCTGCAGAGAAGATCGTCGG GCTATGGAAGCAGGGAGAGGTGGAACTCCTTGGTCACTACTGCAGCTACAGCGTCACACCCAAGATCAAGAGGTGGCAGCTGTACTacaaggggaggttgtggtgcccAGGCTGGACACACATCAGGGGAGAAG CTGAGACCCGCAGTCACTCAGGAGTGGCGGGGAGGACGACCAAGGACTTCGTGGAGAAGGCCTTTAAGGCTGGCCTCATCACTGAGGAGGAGACGAGAGCATGGCTTAATAGATAA